ACAAAAGACCACGGATTGCCGGCGGCCTACGCGATCGTCAATCCGAACCAGCCCGGCTGCGAATATCCCGACAAGCATCTCGCCGGAGTCGGCGTCGCCTTCAAACTTGCGCACGCTCTGCTGCGTGAGAAAGGGCGCGAAAACGTTGTCGACGGATTCCTGAAGGTCGTCGCGATCGGGACGATTGCGGACATAATGCAGCTTACCGGCGAGAATCGCGCGATCGTCAAGATCGGGCTTCAGGATCTGCCGTCGGCCAGAAATTTCGGACTGAAAGCGCTGATGGAGGTTTCGGACTGCAGGTCCGAAATGACGAGTTTTCATATCGGTTTCCGGATCGCGCCGCGCATCAACGCCGCGGGCCGGATGGATGTCGCGCGTCAGGTCGTCGAACTTTTTGAGGCCGAATCGTTCGGCAGGGCGCGCGAACTCGCCGAGATTCTCGACAGCCGAAATCGCGAGCGCCAGAAGATCCAGCTTGAGATCACGCAACTCGCGCTCGCAGAGTACGTCGAAAAGGGCGGCGCGGCGAATCAGTTCCACGTCGCGGTCGTCGCCGGCGAAAATTGGCATCGAGGGGTGATCGGGCTGGCCGCTTCGAAGATCACCGACAAATTGCACCGGCCGTCGATCGTGATCTCGCTCGAAGACGGCGTCGGGCACGGCTCGGCGCGTTCGATCGGCGGCTATCACCTGCTCCACGGACTCGATTCGTGCGGCGATCTGTTCGAACAGTACGGCGGTCACGCCGCCGCCGCCGGGATGAAGATCCACGCCGGGAACATCGACGAACTCCGGCGCCGCGTCAACGAACATGCGGCCGCGAACATCGCGCCCGAGGAACTGATACCTGAGATCAACATCGACGCGCAGGTCTCGACCCAAACACTCGACCTGAAACTCGTCGAAATGCTGAAACTGCTCGAACCATACGGCGCCGGCAATCCAAAGCCGGTCTTTGCCACCAAAGACCTGATCCTGCGCGAGGAACCTTTTGTAATGAAAGAGAAACACCTCAAACTCAAACTTGCGGACGACGGCGGCAAACAGTTCGAAGCGGTCTGGTGGGACGGCGTCGAAAAATCAAAAGGGCAAACGCTGACCCCGCGTTCACGCATCGAAATAGCCTACACCCCGGAAGCGAATTCGTGGCAGGGGAATACGCGTTTGCAACTTGTTGTAGAGGATCTGAGAACGGATAATTAGCAAAGTGTCGGAAAGCCATCGCAAGAACCTGAAGAATCTTGAACTTCGCACTCGGCTGCCGCGGATAATCCGGGCGGTCGCGGTCTTTGCGTTGATCCTTGCGCTGCTCGTGCTCGTCATCGGATTCTATCGTGCGCGAACCACGAAGGAGTTTCGTATGAAAGGATTTCCGACAACGCTTTCGAAGGATGTTGTCGCCGAGATCAACGATTACGAGCGAACCGAGACCGAGGGCGATCTCAGGAAATACTACATCAAGGCATCGAAAGCGACGACATACTCCGACAACCATCAGGAACTCGAGAACGTCTATTTCGAAGTTTTCGACGAGACGGGTCTCCTGGCCGACAAAATCAACGCCGGGAAAGGAATCTACGTCCCCGGCGAAAACAAGAATTTCACGGCGTATCTTGCCGGACAGGTGTCTATCGAAACCCGCGACGCTCTGAAGATCCGTACCGAACAGATCACCTACAAAAAAGAGTCCGAGACGGCGGAGGCCGAGGAACTGGTCGAATTCGAACGTGAGAACATATCGGGCAAATCGGTCGGCGCTTTCGTCAACATACGTGAAAAGCGGCTCGAACTGAAAACGCAGGTCGAGATCGACGCTTTCGCGCTCGACCCGGCTGACAAGCTTGCGAAAAGCAATGTCAAGAGTGCGCGGATTACGTCAAACTACGCGATGGTCGACCAGTTGGCGGAGAAGATCGAGTTGTCGGATAACGTTTTCATCGGGATAATCCCGTACGGCGCGAACAGCGAAATGTCGCAGCCGACCGATATCACGGCGGCGCGCGCGAGCGTCGGGTTCGTCGAGAGGGAAGTTCGGACCATAGAATTTTCGGGCGGTGTGAACATTCATCAAAAGCCGACGGCCGCGAACGCGAAATGGTCGAAGACAAAAGCCGAAAAGGCATTTGCGGCCGTCGACCGCGAACTCAAGCGCGTCGAACTGACGGATAATGTCGAGATCGAATCGGCGTCCGGCGATGCGCAACCGACGAAGATCAATTGCGGCCACGCGGTTTATGAAAAGGACGCGGACCGCTTCGATCTTCGCGAAGCGGTTCACATTGTTACGGTCCAGGACGGACGGCTGACGAATATCCGCTCGTCCGAAGCGATCTATGAACAGTCGAACGGCAGGATAGCGCTCACCGGCGGCGCCGAGATCGATAACGGCCGCGAACTCGTCAGGGGCGACCGCGTCAATGCCGAATTGTTCCCGAACCGCGCGGTGAAGTCCGCAAATTCAAAGGGATCGGCGTACTTGCGCCAAACGACGCCGGAGCGCACGACCGAGGTTTCGGCGGACGAACTCAACGCCTTTTTCGGCGAGGACAGCCAACTCCGCTCCGCGAACGCCGTCGGCGGCAGCACCGCCGTGCTTGTTCCGACGAATTCTCGCGAGTATTCGCGGGTCACGCTCACGGCTCCGCGTGCCATCCGACTCGGGTTCAAAAATGCCGGATTGCTCGACCAGTTGAGCACGGAAGGCCGCACGACGATCGTTATGAAAGCTCCGGACGGCGCGCCCGACGCGGCCGACAAAACGCTGACGGCGGATGTCGTGAAGACCTTTTTCAATCAGAACGGCAAGGATATCCGGCTTGCCGAGGCGGTCGGAAACGCCGAACTGCTGGTCGATCCGTTATCGGCGACCGAAGAAAACTATCGGACGACCGTCAAGGCGCCGCGTTTCGATTGCGAATTCTTTCCGACCGGCAACAATGCCAGGATTTGTGTCGCGCAGACCAAGACGCAGACTGTCCGCGTACCGACCGTCAAGCGCGACGGGCGCGGCGTTCAGACGTTGACGGCCGACAAGCTGACGACGACGTTTGACTCGAAAACGCAGGATGTCGAACAGTTCGAGGCGATCGGAAGCGCGAAGTTCGTCGAACTCGAGCGGAACGGCATCGCGAGTCAGATGACGTTCGCCGCCCGCGAGAAACTCGTTCGGCTACGCGGCGGCGAGCCGACCGTCTGGGATTCCCAGGCGCGCGCGAAGGCCAATGAGATCGACTGGGACACACGGAATCAAAGATCGTTTCTGCGCGGAAATGTCGCGACGACGTATTACAATCAAAAGCAGACCGGCGGCGCGACGCCGTTTTCGCAGTCGAACAAGCCGGTCTTTCTGACATCGGCGAACGCCGAATTCGATCACACCGCGGAAACCGGACTCTACACCGGGAACGCGCGCGCCTGGCAGGAAAACAATTTTATCCGTGCCGAAAAGATCTTCGTCAGGCAGAAAGAAGGACAGCTTTTCGCCGACGGAGCCGTTCAGAGTCTTCTCTACGACGCGAAAACGAGCGACCGCAAGAGCGTTCCGGTCTACGCTTCGTCGCAGAAAATGACATTCAGCCGCGAGACTCGGATTCTGCGCTATGAGGATTCGGTCGACATTCGCCAGGGGAGCGATCGCGCGACGGCCGGCATCGCAACGATTCTGTTGAATGAGAAAAACGAGATGTCGCAGACGACGCTGGAGAAGAACGTCATCATCACGCAGCCGAAACGGCGCGCGACCGGAACGTGGGCCCAGTATACCAACGACAGCGAGGTCGCCATCCTGAGGGGCGATCCGGCGACCGTCGAAGACGCCGAAAGCGGATCGACGCAGGGTGCGCAGCTCACGGTAAACAGCCGCGAGAACCGCGTCGTCAACGAAGCGAAGACGAGTCCGAACAGCACCGGTCGGATCAGATCGGTTTACAAGGTCAAAAAGAACTAATTCGATGCACGAAGGGAACGAAAGCGAATCATTTGACGGGAACGGGCAGTCCGCGGGCGAGTCGTTCACCGCGATTCATCTGCAGAAATCGTACGGACGCCGGCGCGTCGTGGACGATGTCAGTCTGCACGTCCAGCAAGGCGAGATCGTCGGCCTCCTCGGCGCGAACGGGGCGGGCAAAACGACGACTTTCTATATGATGGTCGGACTCGAAAGCTCGGAGGCGGGAAGCATCTTCCTCAACGGAAGGGACGTGACGTCGCTTCCGATGTATCTCAGAGCCCGTCTCGGCGTCGGATATCTGCCGCAGGAACCGTCGATCTTTCGAAGGCTATCGGCCGAGCAAAATGTTCTGGCGGTGCTCGAAACAATGAAAATGCCGCGCCACGACAGGTTTGCGCGGCTCGAAGAACTGCTTGAGGAATTTGGCGTGGCGCACGTCCGCAAGACGCGCGGGGACGCGCTGTCGGGTGGCGAGCGGCGACGCGTCGAGATCGCGCGATGTCTCGCGACCGAGCCGCTTTATATTTTGCTCGACGAGCCTTTCGCCGGCATCGATCCGATCGCCATCGACGATATTCGCGAGATCATCCTGTACCTGAAAGGACAGGGGATCGGCATTTTGATAACCGATCACAATGTCCGCGAAACGCTCGGGATCACGGACCGGGCCTACATTATGGCCGAAGGGCGAATCCTCAAAAGCGGCAATCCGTCGGAACTCGTTGAAGACGAGGATGTCCGCCGATTGTATCTTGGCGAGCGGTTCAGTCTGTAGCGGATTCTTTTTTTGAACTTTTTTCACATTTGGATAATAAGAGGTTATAATTGAGACACTTAGGCCGATCGTCCACGGCTCCGAAGATCTGACCAGATATGTCTTCTCTGCGACTGCAAACATCTCTTCGCCAAAGTCTCGTGCTGACGCCCCAGTTGCGGCAGCGCATCGAGATGCTGCAAATGACGTCGCTCGAACTTACCGATCTCATTCAGCAGGAAATGGAGTCGAATCCGATGCTCGAAGAGGTTCAGGGCGACGAGGAGCTTCAGGAGATTTCCGAAAAGATCCTCGATCAGAATGCCGACGGACACGAAGAATCTTTCATCAACGGAGCGGACAACCGGGCGGAGAACGAGTTCGGAACGTCCGCTGCGGCGGAGACCGGCGACGCTTTTTCGTCTGAATCGAAGGGCGAGTTCGGAGACGAATCGCCGACCGGTGAATATGAGAACGAGAATGAGGGCGACGATTTTCGCGAAGAGAGATCGGACTCGTTTGAGGAGATAGACTTCGGCCGTGAGTTTCAGGATTATCTGGACCCCGGATACAAGACCCAGGAGATCGAGTATAAAGAAGACGCGCCGAGCTTTGAACAGTTCTTGACGCGGTCGGAATCGCTCACCGAACATCTCGAATGGCAGCTTCATCTGACGCAGATCGATGACATCACCGAAGATGCCGCGGTTACGATAATCGGCAACCTTGACGGCGACGGCCGGCTGAACGCGACTCTCGAAGAGATCGCGGAAATGAACAAATGTTCGGTCGACGTGGTCGAGCGCGCCCGTCAGGTCGTCCTCAAACTCGAACCGGTCGGTTGCGGCGCCCGCGACGTCAAAGAGTGCCTCCTCGCCCAACTGGAAGCGAACGGAGAAGGAGAGACGCTCGCCGCCTCGCTCGTGCGCGATCACCTTGAAGATCTGCAGCCGCACCGGCTGCAGCATCTTGCAAAACTTACGGGAGTCGAGATTCACGAACTCAACGACGAGATCAACAAGATCCGTGCGCTCGATCCGTATCCCGGCCGGCGTTACTCGTCAGGCGATCCGATATACGTTTCACCGGAGGTTTACGTCGAGAAGATCGAGGGTGAATATGTGATCTACTTTTCGGACGAAGGAAATCCGCGTCTGCGCATAAGCCAGACCTACCAGCAGCTTCTCGCCGAGGGCGATGTTTCGAAGGAGACAAAGGATTTCATAAAGGATAAGTTTCGGTCGGCGATCGATCTTCTGAGGAACATCGAGCACCGGCGACTGACGATCTATCGGGTGGTCGAATGCATCGTCGCCAAGCAACGCGAGTTTCTCGACCACGGAGTCGATCGCCTGAAGCCGATGATGCTGAAGGATGTGGCCGAGGATATCGGGATGCATCTTTCGACGATCTCGCGCGTCGTCAACCGCAAATACGCGCACACGCCGCAGGGCGTGATCGAATTGCGCCGATTCTTCAGCGAGGGAATGCTCAATGAAGACGGCGAAGAGGTTTCGACGCGAATTTTGAAGTTAAGGATCAAAAAGTTGATCGAGGAGGAAGATTCCAAAAAACCATTGACGGACGATCAGATCGCCAAGGTTTTGAGCAAGGAAGGCGTGAAGCTTTCGCGCCGGACCGTTGCAAAGTATCGTGACCAGTTGCAGATCGCCGGGTCGCGAGAACGGAAAACAGTAATTTGACGGAGAAGTTCAAATCTCAACCGAACTTTCTCCGGGTTTCCAGAATTCAAGTTCACCAAAAGAGGGCAAATCTATGAAATTCGAATACACGGGACGACATATTGAAGTTACTCCGGCATTGCGTTCTCACGTTGAGGAGCATTTTGAAAGGCTCGATCACTTATTCGAGGACCAGGCCATTAGCGCTCACGTAATTATCGAGGTTGAGAAAGGACGCCACCGATCTGAAGTGATCGTGAAATGGCGCAACGAGGTGCTCGCTGCCGATACGGTCCTCGACGATATGTACCAGTCGCTTTCGAAGACGATCGCCAAGATCGAGAAGCAGGCGTTGAGGATAAAGACGAAGGTCACTGATAAGCATCACAAAGCCCAGAAGGTCAGTACGATTCCCGCGAAAGCCAAGAAGGCCGAATAATTACGGCCGCAAGAACCCGCGTTCGGGCCGCCGAGACATTTTGCAGTCCGGCGGCCTGAGCGAATGCAGATGCAAAACGCCGCCCCGACAATCAGTATCCGAGAATTGCTCGAAAAGGCGCCGGCAGAAATGGCGCTTGAGGTTCTCGCGGGCGAGAACGGGCTCTCGAACCGCGTCATCGATTCGTCCCGGATCCAGAAACTCGGCCTTGCGCTCGCTGGGTTCGCCCACTACATACACTCCGGCCGCGTTCAGATCGTCGGCCAGAGCGAAATCAGCTATCTTGAACAACTCGATGCTCAGAGAATGGCAAAGGCGCTTTCCTTTCTCGACGTCACCAAGATCAGCTGCATCCTGATCACAAAAAACCTCGACGCGCCGGCGGAACTGCGGGAACTTGCGATCGCGAACGATCTGCCTCTGCTGCGGACGTCGCTCGTCAGTTCGAGCGCGATCCTCCATTTGACGAACTACCTTCAGGTTATTCTGGCGCCGCAAATGACGCTTCACGGCGTACTGCTCGATATGTTCGGGATCGGCGTCCTGATCGTCGGGGATTCGGGAATCGGAAAATCGGAATGCGCGCTCGATCTGATCAGTCGCGGCCATCGTCTGATTTCCGACGATTCGGTCGTGATCAAAAAGGTCGGCACGGAGTTGGAAGGTTCGGCGCCCGAACTGATACGTGATTATCTTGAGATCCACGGATTGGGAATCGTCAATGTTCGGGAGATCTTCGGTATTTCGGCGCTCGGGAAGCCGAAAAAGGTCGAGCTTTGCATCAATCTCAAGAAATGGGACGACTTCGACGCGATCGACCGTCTTGGGATCGAAACCCAGGAGGAAGAGATATTTGGTTTGAAGCTTCCAAAATTCGCTCTGCCGGTCAGTCCGGGAAGGACGATCTCGACGCTCGTCGAAACGGCGGTGCGAATCTATCTGCTCAAGCTTTCGGGATACAACGCCGCGCAAACCCTTATCGAAAAGCATCAGACGATGGTCGGCGGCCAGGGATAGAGAACAAATATGATCACGGAGAAAAACCACAGGGCGATCCCGCCGAGATTCGTGATGATCACCGGGCTGAGCGGTTCGGGGATGTCGTCGGCGACGAATGCGTTCGAAGATCTCGGCTATTTTTGCGTCGACAATCTGCCGGTGACGATGCTTTCGACGTTCGCCAGACTGCTCCTGCCGAACGACGAAGAGATCGTCTCGATCGAGAAGGCCGCGCTCGTCATAGACATTCGCGAGCGGCAGTTCCTGAGCGACTTTCCGGACGAACTAAAACGGTTGAGGAAGAAGAAACTCGAGCCGTCCGTCCTGTTTTTCGAGGCGTCGGACGAGGTTTTGCAGCGCCGGTTTTCCGAAACGCGCCGACCGCATCCGGCCGATCGCGGAAACGGTCTGCTGGCCGCGGTTCGTGAGGAGCGTGACGCGATGGACATCGTCCGCAAGAACGCCGATCTGATCATCGATACATCGACGCACACGGTTCACACGCTGCGTCATTTCCTCGTACAGCGCTTCGGTCTGCGCGAAGACGGCAACGCGCTGCACGTCCAGATCGTCTCCTTCGGACATAAATTCGGCGTTCCGGGACAGGTCGACCTTCTTTTCGATGTGCGCCATCTCCCGAATCCGTATTTTGTGAAAGGCCTCCGCGAACTTCCGGGGACGAATCCGAAAGTTTCTGATTATCTTGAGGAGCAGTCCGAGGTCGGGGAGACGATCCGCAGGTTCACGGAACTTTTGGAGTACCTGATACCGCTTTACAGGCGCGAGGGAAAGTCGTATCTGACGATCGGCGTCGGTTGTACGGGCGGTCGTCATCGGTCGGTGATGGTCGCCGAACGTCTCGGCAAGGCGCTGGCAAATGATGGGGTCGAAATGTCCGTGATGCACCGGGATATTCAGAAATAGAACATCACGAACTGAGGAGTTTGTTATGAAGAAAATCGGAGGCGTGGTCGTGTCGCACGGTCAGGTGGCCAACGAACTTGTCGCGGCGGCGGAAACCGTGGTCGGCGATCTCGGACATATCGCCGCAGTCTCGATCGGCTGGCACGACGATGTCGAGTCGGCGAAGAACGAGATCGCGCGGGCCATCAAGCGGGTGTCGCAGGGGAAAGGTGTTCTGCTCCTGACGGATATGTTCGGCGGCACACCGACGAATATTTCCGCGATGTTTATGGAAGACAACGATATCGAAATGGTCACGGGCGTGAACCTGCCGATGGTCATCAAACTCGCCGCGCAGAACAAGGAGATGACGCTCGCCGAGATGGCCCGGGACGTTGAATCCCAGGGAAAACAGGCGATCTACCGGGCGAGTGAACTGCTCGCACCCCAGAAACTGAAAAAGGATGCTTAAGGACCGGGTGGTGATCATCAACGATCTCGGACTGCACGCGCGCGCCGCGGCGCAGCTCGTGAGGCTCGCCAGCGGCTTTCGGAGCCGCATCAGGCTTTATCGTCTGGACAATTCGGTCATCGCGGACGCGAAGTCCATTCTCAGCGTTTTGACGCTTGCGGCGTCCAAGGGCGTGGCGCTCGAACTTGAGATCGACGGCGAGGACGAAAAGATCGCGATGGACTCGGTCGTGTCGATTTTTGCTAACGGCTTTGGCGAAATGTAGAATCCTTGTATGACTTCGTTTGAAGAAATTTTGCCGGGCACCGGGAAAAAGATCGGGATCGTCGGGGTTCCGCTCGGCTACGGCGCTCAAACAAAAGGCAGCGAACTCGGCGCAACGGCAATCCGTCTCGCGAACATTCGCGGCAGCGATCTATCGGGGCAGATCCGTGAGCTCGGTTACGACGTCACCGATCATGGGGACGTTGAAATAGTCCGGCCCGCCGACAATGCGCGCCCCGGCGAGAATCCAAAGCATTTGGCCGAGATGATCGCGTCAAGCCGCAATTCGGCGAGAGTGGTCAAAGCGATCCTGACGCTTGGCGAGATCCCGGTGATTCTCGGCGGCGATCATTCGATCGCGATCGGTACATTTTCCGGGATATCTTCCTTTTTTCGGGAACGCGGAAAAGAGATCGGACTGGTCTGGTTCGACGCCCACGCCGACATCAACACGCCCGAGAGTTCGCCGTCCGGCAACATTCACGGGATGCCGCTTGCCTGCCTGTTGGGTCACGGACACGAGGAACTCGTATCGCTCGAAGGATTCGCACCGAAGATCAACCCGAAGTACATCGCGCACATCGGTGCCAGGGACGTCGATAGCGGCGAGCGCCGCGAGATCCGAAAGCTCGGTTTAAGGGATAATTTTTTCTCGATGACGGACATCGACCGGCGCGGAATGCTCGCTTGCGTCGAGGACGCGATAGAGATCGCGGCGCAGGCTCCCGACGGATTTGCGGTCACTTTCGACGTCGATATCATCGATCCTCGCTTCGCTCCGGGTTCCGGAACGCTCGTCCGC
The DNA window shown above is from Acidobacteriota bacterium and carries:
- the recJ gene encoding single-stranded-DNA-specific exonuclease RecJ, whose translation is MKKRWNIQKHDREVVSNLASALNIPPLIAAMLISRGFDTPETAYAFMNPTRDDLHEPTLLKDLPKAVTRILKAIEAGEKILIWGDYDVDGTTGTVVLRRALQMIGAETGYHVPNRFTEGYGLNIPALEKAKEEGYTLVITVDCGSTAFEPIAWAAENGMDVIVTDHHLTKDHGLPAAYAIVNPNQPGCEYPDKHLAGVGVAFKLAHALLREKGRENVVDGFLKVVAIGTIADIMQLTGENRAIVKIGLQDLPSARNFGLKALMEVSDCRSEMTSFHIGFRIAPRINAAGRMDVARQVVELFEAESFGRARELAEILDSRNRERQKIQLEITQLALAEYVEKGGAANQFHVAVVAGENWHRGVIGLAASKITDKLHRPSIVISLEDGVGHGSARSIGGYHLLHGLDSCGDLFEQYGGHAAAAGMKIHAGNIDELRRRVNEHAAANIAPEELIPEINIDAQVSTQTLDLKLVEMLKLLEPYGAGNPKPVFATKDLILREEPFVMKEKHLKLKLADDGGKQFEAVWWDGVEKSKGQTLTPRSRIEIAYTPEANSWQGNTRLQLVVEDLRTDN
- the lptC gene encoding LPS export ABC transporter periplasmic protein LptC gives rise to the protein MSESHRKNLKNLELRTRLPRIIRAVAVFALILALLVLVIGFYRARTTKEFRMKGFPTTLSKDVVAEINDYERTETEGDLRKYYIKASKATTYSDNHQELENVYFEVFDETGLLADKINAGKGIYVPGENKNFTAYLAGQVSIETRDALKIRTEQITYKKESETAEAEELVEFERENISGKSVGAFVNIREKRLELKTQVEIDAFALDPADKLAKSNVKSARITSNYAMVDQLAEKIELSDNVFIGIIPYGANSEMSQPTDITAARASVGFVEREVRTIEFSGGVNIHQKPTAANAKWSKTKAEKAFAAVDRELKRVELTDNVEIESASGDAQPTKINCGHAVYEKDADRFDLREAVHIVTVQDGRLTNIRSSEAIYEQSNGRIALTGGAEIDNGRELVRGDRVNAELFPNRAVKSANSKGSAYLRQTTPERTTEVSADELNAFFGEDSQLRSANAVGGSTAVLVPTNSREYSRVTLTAPRAIRLGFKNAGLLDQLSTEGRTTIVMKAPDGAPDAADKTLTADVVKTFFNQNGKDIRLAEAVGNAELLVDPLSATEENYRTTVKAPRFDCEFFPTGNNARICVAQTKTQTVRVPTVKRDGRGVQTLTADKLTTTFDSKTQDVEQFEAIGSAKFVELERNGIASQMTFAAREKLVRLRGGEPTVWDSQARAKANEIDWDTRNQRSFLRGNVATTYYNQKQTGGATPFSQSNKPVFLTSANAEFDHTAETGLYTGNARAWQENNFIRAEKIFVRQKEGQLFADGAVQSLLYDAKTSDRKSVPVYASSQKMTFSRETRILRYEDSVDIRQGSDRATAGIATILLNEKNEMSQTTLEKNVIITQPKRRATGTWAQYTNDSEVAILRGDPATVEDAESGSTQGAQLTVNSRENRVVNEAKTSPNSTGRIRSVYKVKKN
- the lptB gene encoding LPS export ABC transporter ATP-binding protein: MHEGNESESFDGNGQSAGESFTAIHLQKSYGRRRVVDDVSLHVQQGEIVGLLGANGAGKTTTFYMMVGLESSEAGSIFLNGRDVTSLPMYLRARLGVGYLPQEPSIFRRLSAEQNVLAVLETMKMPRHDRFARLEELLEEFGVAHVRKTRGDALSGGERRRVEIARCLATEPLYILLDEPFAGIDPIAIDDIREIILYLKGQGIGILITDHNVRETLGITDRAYIMAEGRILKSGNPSELVEDEDVRRLYLGERFSL
- the rpoN gene encoding RNA polymerase factor sigma-54, with the protein product MSSLRLQTSLRQSLVLTPQLRQRIEMLQMTSLELTDLIQQEMESNPMLEEVQGDEELQEISEKILDQNADGHEESFINGADNRAENEFGTSAAAETGDAFSSESKGEFGDESPTGEYENENEGDDFREERSDSFEEIDFGREFQDYLDPGYKTQEIEYKEDAPSFEQFLTRSESLTEHLEWQLHLTQIDDITEDAAVTIIGNLDGDGRLNATLEEIAEMNKCSVDVVERARQVVLKLEPVGCGARDVKECLLAQLEANGEGETLAASLVRDHLEDLQPHRLQHLAKLTGVEIHELNDEINKIRALDPYPGRRYSSGDPIYVSPEVYVEKIEGEYVIYFSDEGNPRLRISQTYQQLLAEGDVSKETKDFIKDKFRSAIDLLRNIEHRRLTIYRVVECIVAKQREFLDHGVDRLKPMMLKDVAEDIGMHLSTISRVVNRKYAHTPQGVIELRRFFSEGMLNEDGEEVSTRILKLRIKKLIEEEDSKKPLTDDQIAKVLSKEGVKLSRRTVAKYRDQLQIAGSRERKTVI
- the raiA gene encoding ribosome-associated translation inhibitor RaiA, encoding MKFEYTGRHIEVTPALRSHVEEHFERLDHLFEDQAISAHVIIEVEKGRHRSEVIVKWRNEVLAADTVLDDMYQSLSKTIAKIEKQALRIKTKVTDKHHKAQKVSTIPAKAKKAE
- the hprK gene encoding HPr(Ser) kinase/phosphatase — encoded protein: MQNAAPTISIRELLEKAPAEMALEVLAGENGLSNRVIDSSRIQKLGLALAGFAHYIHSGRVQIVGQSEISYLEQLDAQRMAKALSFLDVTKISCILITKNLDAPAELRELAIANDLPLLRTSLVSSSAILHLTNYLQVILAPQMTLHGVLLDMFGIGVLIVGDSGIGKSECALDLISRGHRLISDDSVVIKKVGTELEGSAPELIRDYLEIHGLGIVNVREIFGISALGKPKKVELCINLKKWDDFDAIDRLGIETQEEEIFGLKLPKFALPVSPGRTISTLVETAVRIYLLKLSGYNAAQTLIEKHQTMVGGQG
- the rapZ gene encoding RNase adapter RapZ, with the translated sequence MITEKNHRAIPPRFVMITGLSGSGMSSATNAFEDLGYFCVDNLPVTMLSTFARLLLPNDEEIVSIEKAALVIDIRERQFLSDFPDELKRLRKKKLEPSVLFFEASDEVLQRRFSETRRPHPADRGNGLLAAVREERDAMDIVRKNADLIIDTSTHTVHTLRHFLVQRFGLREDGNALHVQIVSFGHKFGVPGQVDLLFDVRHLPNPYFVKGLRELPGTNPKVSDYLEEQSEVGETIRRFTELLEYLIPLYRREGKSYLTIGVGCTGGRHRSVMVAERLGKALANDGVEMSVMHRDIQK
- a CDS encoding PTS sugar transporter subunit IIA, with the protein product MKKIGGVVVSHGQVANELVAAAETVVGDLGHIAAVSIGWHDDVESAKNEIARAIKRVSQGKGVLLLTDMFGGTPTNISAMFMEDNDIEMVTGVNLPMVIKLAAQNKEMTLAEMARDVESQGKQAIYRASELLAPQKLKKDA
- a CDS encoding HPr family phosphocarrier protein gives rise to the protein MLKDRVVIINDLGLHARAAAQLVRLASGFRSRIRLYRLDNSVIADAKSILSVLTLAASKGVALELEIDGEDEKIAMDSVVSIFANGFGEM
- the rocF gene encoding arginase, translating into MTSFEEILPGTGKKIGIVGVPLGYGAQTKGSELGATAIRLANIRGSDLSGQIRELGYDVTDHGDVEIVRPADNARPGENPKHLAEMIASSRNSARVVKAILTLGEIPVILGGDHSIAIGTFSGISSFFRERGKEIGLVWFDAHADINTPESSPSGNIHGMPLACLLGHGHEELVSLEGFAPKINPKYIAHIGARDVDSGERREIRKLGLRDNFFSMTDIDRRGMLACVEDAIEIAAQAPDGFAVTFDVDIIDPRFAPGSGTLVRGGVTYREAHLALEVIAEHGGMRSFEIVEVNPMLDAQNITVELAGELILSVLGKTIL